The stretch of DNA CTCTCCTTGTTTCGCCAGCTGtaactttatttcttttattgtaTCTTTTCGTTTCGGTATCATTTATCAACATGCCGCCAACTTATTAATCGCCGCCATTTCGTATGCATACAAATGAATACGCTGCTTGTTGCATACGAGCaaagaaaatacataaaaagtaCAAGAAAATATTCACTAATTAATGCTTTTTTGCATTCTTTTCTCTcattttttccaatttattttttcgtaccAGGTCAATACCAAGGCTTGAAATAACATAGTTTTGATAATTTcattgaataagaagaagaaaaagtcaTATTGCAAAATGAAATAGtaataaatgaatttgttttttgattaccaaaaccaaaataagAGAAATTGAAACACCAAACCTTTtcacccaccaccaccaccactaccAACCACCACACTCAacacccaccaccaccacccactcacacacattaAATGTAATGCATTGTTTGCCCAAAGACACGAAACAGAAATTTGCAATAACCAATGAGGAAACAACAGAACCCAAACAGAACCTCAATTAAATGTAGAAATCCACCCacaaaaccaaacaaacaTGCATAAAGACAGACATTATGTAAAATAGTAGATCATGACAACAATAACGTAGGCACGCGCTTGTTGCATTCCCTTCTGATTTCGTTATGCCTTGAGTTATCTATAGCGATAGACAGTCTGAAATATCGGGTGATCGGAGATCCGAAGGATGAGGATAAAGATGAAAAAGATCAGGATCAAGATGGTAAAGGTGTGTGGTTTGGGGTGtggtgtgtgtgagtggtgctgctgatgatgatgatggtggtcAGAAGATTATCGTGCTTACCCGTAGGCCTAAATTACACCGTAcacaaaaaagtatatattaattATCGTGTTTTAACTGTACATAACGTAACGCTAATGCTAATGGTAATCGGTCAATGTATGTATTATTATGTGTAAAACGTTTAGTAGCTAATTTTGTAAAGGAAGCAGCCAAATGTCTTTTAAATTcggtaacatttttatatctaGGCATaagaacacacacactccACACACTCgataattgtaaattaaatagcaCACACAATCACAGCTGTGGACATTACTGGAGAGTGAAATTGAGAAATATATCTGGAGCAGCCCATTAAAAAGACATATTCGACATATTACTGTATCAGAGGGATATGGGCATTTGATGGGGTCGGTCGGGGACTATCCTATTTTTCTGGGGTTAGAGCAGCAAACGAACTCAGTAATTGCCACACAGACTTAAGTTTAAGCAAGGTAAGTCGTCATCGCATTGTAGAACTCTTCGTTTCACTTAGTTTAAGCCTTCGAttggtttgttgttgtttatggtACTGGTAAATGTGATTGATTTCGTTTCGTTACGTTCCGTTCCGATCCCACCCCGTATTTTTGTCCCACTGTGCGTGTGAGTCTCTTTGCCTTCGGCTTTGTGTTTTTTGGCCTGGTACCTACCACCCCTCCATCATCTTGGGTTCTCTGTATCTCGCTACTCCTCCCGTACCTAACTGAATCTAATCTAACTGTTCCGTAATGCTACAATACACAACCCACACATCTCGGCATTCCCAGCTTTAAGTAATCTCGTAAATTCTGTGAGCATGTTGAATTGCCGCCGTGTTTCAATTGCTCTTGGCTGCATTGCCGCCGGCAATTGTCGCAATTATGCACAATGAAGACTGATTTTTGCATTGTTCTCATTCCAGTTGGGccagcgaggaggaggaggaggagaacgcAAGGCGCGCTTTTTGTTGCGCAACAAGCGCCGGTCGCAGCTGCACGAGGAGCAAGTGCGTCAGTTGTTTGAGCAGAAACGAAGTCGCAGCGAGCAGCAGGCGACTGCAGCAGCTGCGTCAGCAGGTGACTCCATCTCGGTCGACAATATCACTAATCCCCCGGTCGGCGGCagtaacaacaataataataataacaacaataacagctGGGGCGGCAAACGCGTGCCGGAAAGACTGGGCACCCCACAGGTGGGCCTGGCCGAGCAGTATGCCTTCAACGATCGCGACGAGATCAGCACAAATGCCAGCAACGGGCGATGCTTTGTGACCAGCAAGAATCTCAAGCTACTTAAGTACGATGCAGTGCGTCGTGCCAAGAGGGTGAGTGTGGCACAAATTAATATGGAAACCATCTTTACTGATTCTATTACCTTTCCATTTACACAGAGTCATTGCCGCGTCACTCAGGCCAAATACGCCCACTTCCAGACCTACGTCAACAAGTGGCTGCAGCAGCACGTCAgcgagcaactgcagcagaaCTGCATCGACTGGCTGCTGGGCAAGACGGCGGACCAAATCAATGCCAGCGGCTGGGGATCCGCCAGCAAGACCAAGACGGTACAGCAGAAGGATACTTCGAAGACGCCCTATCGCGTCTACAACAGGTACAAGGTGGTGCCGACTGCAGTCAGCGGTTTGATGAGTGGCGCTGCTCCAAATCCCGACGGATTAGTCCAGACGGTCAACTCGGTGCCACAAGGCAGTGGATCGGCAGTAAATAATGTGCTGGCCTCATCAGCAGTATCCTCGACCTCCCACTCGATGTGCAACAGTAGCATTTTGGCCGCGGACTCGACCACCAATGCCAATGCGCcgtcacagcagcaacattgcaATAGTGCGGCGGCTGCAGCAGCGGCTACACCAAATGCAGAGGCACTGCAGCAAGTGCGACCCATGGAGAGCTAACCGGCAAGGACGACAAACACGATCGCTGCTTGGCCAGATTCATTCACATCACGCTGAAGAGAAGGAGATGCAGGAGGATTTGGAtgaaaagtttgtttttaaatgtgatACCAGTTCCTGGACGCGGTAATCGAGATTGCAGCTATTACGATCGAACATCGACTGGTGCAAGTCCGGCATGGCATTGGGTATTGGATATTTGATCGAAGGAAAGCTCTGTTTCATTTTGTACAAAAAGTCATTTAATCTTAGGCGTTTTGCTCctaaataagaattttataGGCTTACGTTGCATAACTTTTAGAATTAGTTTTACCACGGCAGCGTCTTGTTTTATTGATGCGCTTTTAGCATTAGGGTCTAAAGTCGATAtaaaaccacacacacacaccttaAACACAATCGCAAGCCCACATGATAAGTCACGTatatttttaacgttttttgcACTGCAATCCGATTCGAGACAGTTGTGCTAGTATTTAGGATCCAGAACACGTCTGTTTAgcgttttaagattttataaaacCAAGCCCTTTTACTTTTACATAAATGTAacgtatttttatacaaatcaaacaaaacacccacacacaaacCTTGTACAATTCCTTGTGAATACTATTGATTATATTTTACGCGTTTAAGgtcattaaattaagttgtAAAAACGTAATGagcagattaaaacaaaagtttatcAAAAGTGAATCtgatttttttgaatgtaTAATGTACGTTGTGCTAATtacaaaggtatataaaatatttattatctctTATTACAGACACTTTTGGCATTCGATAGATATTCATAGACTTGCATTGAATGCAAACAAGTTACTTATAGATGAAGTCCCTCCTCGTTATAATGCCAGCAATGCGATTCTCATTGTTGATAACCAACAAGTGACGCAAGCCCAATGCGCGgaaaatctgaaaaattcTCGGAACCGAATCATgctaagaaaaaaatgtttaattagtGCAAGGTTAGTGGAGTTTGCAGTTCGAAAATGACTCACTGGATTGACTCGAACCGGCGATGGATTCATAAACATGGACAAGTCCACCGtgtaattgattttttcatCTAGCTGGCGAACACTCTGAAATAATTGTTATGAGCTCTTGATCCAAACAATCTGTTATCTTGATGATTACCTTAATTGATGGATAACGCGGATAGACGTCTCTAAACGTCTGAATAGAGGTTTCTGGCAACCAGAATCGCTTGTTCTCCACGTACAGAGATTTCAGCAAAATGACAATCAGCTGCGAACGCAAGATGATGCCACAAACGCGGCCCTCCGAACGACGATCCTTTAAGATTATCCAAATTTATAGTACGAAAGTGAAATTAATACtactattattattcttaCTCCTTGCACATCATCCACCACGGGAAATCCATTGTGATCGCACTTTTTCAGCATTTTATAAATGTAATGAGCGCTATCGCGAAGCTTGATGCAGACCACAGGATTACTCAGTATTTCGTGAGCTGTCAGGCCCTTATATTGCGGCAGGGGCTCCCAGGTCAGCAGGGGAACATGATTCACTTGGATTTGGGTGTCGTAGATGCCCTCATTGAAGTAATCGCCCACCCATTTGGCGGTGATTAGTGCAATGATGAGGGGAAAGAAGAAGGAGCTCTCCACGCCAGTTGTTTCCATTAGAATAACCGACAAGCTGATGGTCATCCGGAGCACTCCACCCAAATTAGCGGCTGCTCCGATCAGAGCATATTTACCAGGATGAAGAAACTCCTGGAAACCGAAAGCATGGGTTACATTTCTGATTATCAAACGTACAATTACTTATACCGCCTGTGGGAACATGTAGAACGTAACCATGGCCAGAAGACGCCCCCAAGCAGCGCCCACCAGAGCAGTTGGGATGAACACACCCAAGGATACATTGAGGCCGAAGGTGGCACAGGATAACACATAGTAGACGACTGTGAACAGAGCCAGCGTTAGGATTTTATGCGAGCCTGGAAATAAATtagatattaatatttaaaatatgatcTTCCGATAATCTCCCACCTGGAGGATCGTGGAACAAAGATCGTACTGTAGCTTCAGGCGTTTGAAACCACAGGGCAGCCACTGCATTATATTCGTTGTCCTCGCAGAAAAGCTGCACAGGATGGTTGGTTGGATCATTGCCCAACGGACGACAGTCGTTGATGAAGTAGATCATTAGGCAGGCAAGTGTCACGCCCAGCATTGCCACTACTACCGCTTCAATAACCTTCCCGATCTTCCAGGGAATGAAGCGCTTTCGAAACTTATTGATTTTGGTATTCAGTGAGTTCCAGGCGGCTCCAAGCAATCCTCCGGCTACTCCCAGCAGCATGAAGATGGGCAGCTCGAAGTAGTCGAACTTCAACGGCGCATCGAACTTGCCCAGGTTGAAGAGACCCGTGAATGTGAAATCGTTTAGGCCGTGGTAGGCTGATAAGACAATGTTCAGGGTAAACACGCTGATAATGGAGGCCACTAGTGTGCGCCAAATGAGATTCTGATTCCAGAAACTAGCCGCTTCCTCCAAGGAGAACAGCATTCCTCCGATTGGTGCACCGAAAGCGGCTGAAACTCCGGCTGCTCCGCCTCCCAAAACGAAATCACGCTTCTCGTGATCATCCCGGAATGCTTTGAACACCCGGAAATCCTTCACAAACGTGGTGCTCTTGCCCTGCGAGATTCCGGCAGCCACCACGGCGCCGGCATGAATCATAGGACCCTCCTTTCCTCCGGCCAATCCGCCCACCACTGAGGTTATCACTCCGATGGCCTTCACAGCCAGCGTCTTAATCCGTACAATTCGCGGTATTTTCACGCCATTCAGGTAGCTCTTCACCTGCGGAATACCACTGCCAGCGGTGATGGGCTCAATGTAGGTGACCATGGCTGCTCCGAAGGCCACGGGCACAATGCTGAATAGAAGCCAGTAAAGGTAGGGTATCACAAGGTCGCCTGTGCTCGAATCGCTCAGCGGGACGTTTCTTTGAACAGCTAAAAATGAGTAagcataaattataatttcttaactaataaataatttatcgaAAGGATTTATTACCATTGAACAGGAAACTGTATTTCAAATCCGACAGCTCCTCGATTATAATATCTATGGTGCAGGCGATAAGTGCCGTGATAATGCCAATCTGTATAAATATGATCCATCTTATGACGTCCTTGCGCAGGGAGAATCGTTCTGTTAGCCTTTTTCGCTGTTCCTCTTGGAAGAGCGTGTTTTCGCAAACCTCGTAGTCCAAGCTCTGCAAGTGGAAAACTTACTGATAAGACTTGCAGTCCAAACTCCGGCCCATAGATTAGAAATACCTCGTAATTCGGTGTTGAAGACGCCGCTGTGCGAGATCTTAGATGGAAAATGGGTTCCGAATTGTTAATATTCCTATTTGAAGTGCCCGCATTGCCATTTACTGGCTGAAATACAAAGAGCATTAAGTAATAAACTTAATATGAGTGACCAAAGATAAGCTCACTTGAAATCCGAGCTATGAGTCATTACAATTACATTTTGTTAAATACTTACAATCTCAGGAGGAATAGGCATTGCATTGTCGCCTAATTGCAGAGGCGGTTCATCACCTAATAAGTGGTGATTCCCCGAAAAACCTTGAGCTTCTCTACCTGAAGAACTAGTTGTGGGTTCTTCGCTTTGGATGGCTCCGAAATCTTGTATCGGTTTTGAGCCCTGACCCATATCTTTCTGGGCCACGGtcgcatcatcatcaccacTCTCATcatctaaattaattaaagtttttctaTCGTccattatttaaaacattaatggaacaacaaacaataaaaaaaaacagaaacagaacaaAGCCGACTGAGTATAACCATTTGCGGTTAGTTGAGAAATACCGAATGCTCGATTATTCGGTATGcgagtattttattttgtatgcaACGTATTTTTGAAACAGACAACTGAAAACGTTTTAATacactttattaaaataaatgtggaaataaaaaaaaaatcaaaatcaaaaactgaaaatatatatacagttattcctaaattttacaaatatattgaTTTCATTATCATAGCTTTTAAATGTGCCGTTTATAGAATGAGATTGATCCCGAATCTTAATGTTTACAAAAGAATGTCTTTAAGGCACTTTAACGGTTTGAAAGACAACCCTCTTACAGAGTGGgctcaaattgaaaattgggaTTCAGAAACTTGAACTTGGCCGCCTCCAACAGCATGCGGTTGTGCTCGATTCGGTTGCGGCAGTGCAATTCCTGGCTTATTTGGGCCATCGTGCGCTCCAAGCGTTGCAGGACATCGCGCTGGGGGTGGTCCAGGAAGTGGGTCAATGACATCGATTGTGAGAGAGATTGAGACCGCGAGTACTCCATGGAGACGTCCTCCATCGACGAGGTCAGCGAGCCACCGGATTTGCTTTCGCCCTGCAACGATGGAGCCCTGCTCAAGTCGATGGCTGCCGGCTGATCAGACAGGAATGGAGAACCGCCCTGTTGCTCCGGCTTGACTGGACGACCCAAATAGGACACACTAGCAGCAGTAGAAGGGGTCAAACCGGAAGGCTGTCCCTCAACCGAGATATTAGGGAGCTGGAATTATATAAAATGGATGTATAATTCTTTAAGTCTTATTTATTGTTACAAAAGTTGTGTTAAGAAAGCGAACTacttaatacaaaaaatttgaattttcgtaAATGTTATTGCTAGAATTAGGTAATcagctttaattttaaaacttataatataagttATCAGTTTTTATAGTACCAAAGCCGCATATATttgacagaaaaaaaatgtaattccaTAGAAGCACTTTAGAAGTGCAATaaacctttaaaatattttgttgtttatttatagttttagttagttttttaataatatgtatactttttaAGTCGATCTAGTTtgtaaagtataaatattttataatccttAGAGATAAACTGAATTACTTACATCCTGAACCAGAACACCAAGGCTGTTGGAGATACTAGGTGGATTAGCTGGGACGGCGTTATCTGAAGTTGAATCTCCGGACTGGAAAGAGACAGATAGATTAGCACACCCATACAAGCTCCAAGTTTCATTGAGCTATTTCGCCGTGCGAGTAGATACAGTCTATGCCTGCATACATAAGGCACTGTTCTAACGGTGAATAGCGAGGTGAGATGTGGACATCTCACTCCTGCACA from Drosophila takahashii strain IR98-3 E-12201 chromosome 2R, DtakHiC1v2, whole genome shotgun sequence encodes:
- the ClC-b gene encoding H(+)/Cl(-) exchange transporter 7 → MDDRKTLINLDDESGDDDATVAQKDMGQGSKPIQDFGAIQSEEPTTSSSGREAQGFSGNHHLLGDEPPLQLGDNAMPIPPEIPVNGNAGTSNRNINNSEPIFHLRSRTAASSTPNYESLDYEVCENTLFQEEQRKRLTERFSLRKDVIRWIIFIQIGIITALIACTIDIIIEELSDLKYSFLFNAVQRNVPLSDSSTGDLVIPYLYWLLFSIVPVAFGAAMVTYIEPITAGSGIPQVKSYLNGVKIPRIVRIKTLAVKAIGVITSVVGGLAGGKEGPMIHAGAVVAAGISQGKSTTFVKDFRVFKAFRDDHEKRDFVLGGGAAGVSAAFGAPIGGMLFSLEEAASFWNQNLIWRTLVASIISVFTLNIVLSAYHGLNDFTFTGLFNLGKFDAPLKFDYFELPIFMLLGVAGGLLGAAWNSLNTKINKFRKRFIPWKIGKVIEAVVVAMLGVTLACLMIYFINDCRPLGNDPTNHPVQLFCEDNEYNAVAALWFQTPEATVRSLFHDPPGSHKILTLALFTVVYYVLSCATFGLNVSLGVFIPTALVGAAWGRLLAMVTFYMFPQAEFLHPGKYALIGAAANLGGVLRMTISLSVILMETTGVESSFFFPLIIALITAKWVGDYFNEGIYDTQIQVNHVPLLTWEPLPQYKGLTAHEILSNPVVCIKLRDSAHYIYKMLKKCDHNGFPVVDDVQGDRRSEGRVCGIILRSQLIVILLKSLYVENKRFWLPETSIQTFRDVYPRYPSIKSVRQLDEKINYTVDLSMFMNPSPVRVNPHDSVPRIFQIFRALGLRHLLVINNENRIAGIITRRDFIYK
- the stil gene encoding protein stand still, which produces MEPKNDPERRQHVPYILNGELYRIENQVGDNVTVKCCYCPPDRIYRGSVRSTGNFHMHIKRRHSSLLGKLHEMKVAALEERRDRIMKNRRFGKPRKKTPTPTPVTPTPSTSTAAQSSSGVFLEIPTPAGNESHELKIKTVFQRHKQEQEGATRRSGDSTSDNAVPANPPSISNSLGVLVQDLPNISVEGQPSGLTPSTAASVSYLGRPVKPEQQGGSPFLSDQPAAIDLSRAPSLQGESKSGGSLTSSMEDVSMEYSRSQSLSQSMSLTHFLDHPQRDVLQRLERTMAQISQELHCRNRIEHNRMLLEAAKFKFLNPNFQFEPTL